The Polluticoccus soli sequence CGTGTGCGGCTGGACGTATCATCACCTTGGCAGCACCTTCTTTAGCTAACTGCTCGTGAGGAATAGTACCGTTCATTACCGGCACTTTGATCAGGTTCTTCTTAGCATCGTCGATGCCTTTAGTGATAGCTTCCTGAACTTCTTTCGCTTTACCCAGGCCATGCCCTACTACACCGTTACCGTTACCTACAACTACCAGTGCAGAAAAGCTGAATGCACGACCACCTTTTGTGGTTTTTACCACACGGTTGATAGCCACCACCTTTTCAGTCAGTTCCAGGTCTCCGGCTTTTACGCGATTATATTGTGTCTTCGCCATTATTATTCGAAAAAGAAAAAGTTAAACAATGTTATTAAAGTTTCAAACCACCTTCACGTGCACCATCAGCTACTGATTTCACACGGCCATGGTACAGGTAACCACCACGGTCAAACACACATACTTCGATACCCAGTGATTTAGCTTTCTCTGCGATAGCTTTACCTACCAGTACAGACAGTTCTGATTTAGTGCCTTTTTGAGCAGCGATATCTTTCTGGCGAGAGTTAGCAGAAGCAAGCGTAGTGCCTGTTGCGTCATCTATCAGTTGCGCATAGATATCTTTATTGCTGCGGAACACAGAAAGACGTGGCTTTTGTGCAGTACCGCTGATCTTGGTGCGGATGCGCCAACGAAGTTTCTGGCGGCGAATTACTTTTTGATCGGTTGACATTTTATTCAAATTTTACGGGCTTCCCGTCTTACCGGGAGCTACCGGAGTTTGTAATTTAAAAATTCCAACACCTCCCCTTTTACGGGGAGGCGGGAGTTAACTATTCTTATTTACCAGCAGCTTTACCAGCTTTGCGACGTACGATCTCATCAGAGTAACGCACACCTTTACCTTTGTACGGTTCAGGCTTACGCAGGCTACGTATCTTAGCAGCTACCTGGCCCAGCAATTGTTTATCTGTAGACTCAAGGATGATCCTCGGGTTTTGACCTTTTTCAGAAACTGTAGTGGCTTTGATCTCTTTTGGAAGATCGAAGATGATGTTGTGAGAAAAACCCAGCGCCATATCCAGTTGTTGGCCTGTGATAGCAGCACGGTAACCCACACCCACCAGTTCCAGTTCTCTTTTGAAGCCGTCAGTAACGCCTTTCACCATGTTGGCTACTATAGAGCGATACAGGCCGTGCATTGCACGGTGACGGATCTGGTCTGTAGGACGGGTAACGTTTACTTCTGTACCGTTAACTTCAACTTTAATATCGCGATCGATCGCTTCTTTCAGTTCGCCTTTCGGACCTTTTACAACGATTTCGTTTGCCGGAGTTACAGTTACTGTTACTCCTTGTGCAAGCGTTATTGGTTTTTTACCTATACGAGACATCGTACTTGATATT is a genomic window containing:
- the rpsE gene encoding 30S ribosomal protein S5; the protein is MAKTQYNRVKAGDLELTEKVVAINRVVKTTKGGRAFSFSALVVVGNGNGVVGHGLGKAKEVQEAITKGIDDAKKNLIKVPVMNGTIPHEQLAKEGAAKVMIRPAAHGTGVIAGGSMRAVLEAAGITDVLSKSLGSANPHNVVKATFSALGQLREPVQVAKHRNINLKKVFNG
- the rplR gene encoding 50S ribosomal protein L18; this translates as MSTDQKVIRRQKLRWRIRTKISGTAQKPRLSVFRSNKDIYAQLIDDATGTTLASANSRQKDIAAQKGTKSELSVLVGKAIAEKAKSLGIEVCVFDRGGYLYHGRVKSVADGAREGGLKL
- the rplF gene encoding 50S ribosomal protein L6; its protein translation is MSRIGKKPITLAQGVTVTVTPANEIVVKGPKGELKEAIDRDIKVEVNGTEVNVTRPTDQIRHRAMHGLYRSIVANMVKGVTDGFKRELELVGVGYRAAITGQQLDMALGFSHNIIFDLPKEIKATTVSEKGQNPRIILESTDKQLLGQVAAKIRSLRKPEPYKGKGVRYSDEIVRRKAGKAAGK